The Alkalibacter rhizosphaerae genomic sequence ACTTCCTTGATGGGAACAAAATGCTTTCTTCCACACTCACATTCCAATTCTCTGTTCAACAATTCTTCGTACTTTTTCATTGATAAAGCCCTCCTTGGCAACTAGATTTGATCTTTCATTTCATCCACAGAATCAAAGATGAAATCCGCCTGGATCGGCGACGCCTGGTAATCTTCCATGGAGGTTTCTCCGGACAACACCAAAACAGAGGTGATACCCAGGTCTTCTCCCATTTTTATATCCGTGTAGAGCCGATCTCCCACCATGGCCACCGTCGTTTTGTCCAATCCGTAGATCTCCAAAATGGCATCCAACATGTGGGTTTTGGGCTTCCCGATCACAACGGGTTCCTTCTCCGTAGCTGCTTTTATAAACGCGATCATGGCACCGATGTCCGGCATGAACTTGCCCCCTTCCAATGGACAGTTGAAGTCCGGATGAGTAGCGATGTAGGGAAGTTCCCGGACGTAATCGCAAGCTGCCCAAAGTTTGTCGTAGGTCAGGGTCGTATCGAATCCAAGGACAACACATTCCACATTTTCGTTTCTTTCATTGTATACTTTAAAACCCGCTTTCCGAAAAGACTGTTCCAGGGCTGGGGTCCCAAGCAAAAACAAGTGCTTGTGATCCGTATGTTTTTTCAAGTAGTGAATGGTAGCGTCTCCGGAAGAAAAAACATCATCTAATGTGGCTTCAATACCCATGTTGGAAAGTTTTCTTACATATGCCTCCTTGTCTTTGGAGGAATTGTTCGTAAGAAACAAATAACTTTTTCCTTCTGCCTTGATTCTATGTAAAAATTCTTTTGCCCCTGGTATGAGTTCATTTCCAAGATAAATGGTTCCGTCCATGTCCAAAAGAAAGCATTCCACGTTTTTTAAATTCACTATAGTAACCTCTTTCCGTATGATTATTGGTTTCTTCATATTCATCTTACCACAGGATCTTCCGCTAAAACAGAAAACCGCAAAGAACCCAACTCAAGAGTCGGTTCTTTGCGGCCTACACATTTTACACTGGCTCGTTTATTCGATTATCCGATCAATGTTTCCTGCAATTCACGAAGTTTGTAGATCAGTGTTGTCTTGTCCAGTTCGATATCATCATAAGTAATGATCTCGCCTGTCTTCTTCGGTTTGAGCAATTTGGTATTCTTTGTGATCAGTCCCAATGGAACCGCTCTTTCTGCTTTTGCCGTTTCATACTCTTCGAATGTGCCAAACACTGTAAATCCTCCGATGCCATCCAGCATGTCTCCAGCGGCCAGGTCTTTCTTCACAACGGTGATGGTCTCTGCCACCGGTTTTCCAGGCAATGGAACGATGGTGGGCTCATTGTAGATGACTGCTCTTGCAGCAGACAAGGGAGTTTCCAGGCTGGTCAGATGATATGGTCGGAACAAGACATAATTCGGTCCCGGTCCCATGCTCAAATATTGCATTTCATGGTGGATCTGGGGAAGATCTGTCGTAACGATGACAAATACTCCAGGTGCAACTCCGTTGACGTAATCAACGATCTTTGTACTGCTCAAGATCCCTCCGTTTTCTTTCAGTTGGAAAATCCCTGGCAATTCATTGACGACAGCAGATGGTCCGTGTCCGCCTCGAACATCCGGGAGATATCCAGTGGCATTAGCCATGGCGGTCATTTCCACCATTGTTTTCGTGCCATCTTTGAATGCAGTAAGCATTTTGGGGCTAACGCCGCTGTTGATGGCTTGCTCCCGTACGGTATCCGGGTTGCATCCGGCTACGACCGGGTTGTTTTTGCCTTTTCCGATGGCGACGATGTCCATTCCCATTCCATCGGCAAAATCATACAGTTCCATAACGGCACCAGGCTCGTCTCCGGCAGATCCGGTATATATGACGCCTGCATTATCCGCCATTTTTTTCAAATAAGCGCCAATAACCACGTCCGTTTCCACATTAAGCATAACGACATGCTTTTTGTTCATGATGGCATCAATGGCGATCTTTGCGCCAACATCCGGTACGCCAGTCGCATCCACAACGACATCCGTCAAGTTTGCTGCTGCAGGGATATCTGCATTGGCGGATGCCACGTATTTGCCTTGTTCCATGGCAACATTTGCTTCCGACAACAGGTCGGTGACCACGATCTCGTCTCTGGCGATACCGGTCAGTGTGTAGGACTCAATGGCGTTATCCACATTGATGTCAACAACGATGGCCGGGATCATGCCTTTCATTTTCATGATTTGGCTGACCATGCCCTTTCCCATTTGCCCTGCTCCCACCAAACCCAGTTTGATCGGCTTTCCTGCTTCTTCCAACGCTCTCAATTTGCGATTCAAATTCAACATTTCGTTTCCTCCTTAAAAGATAATGATACTCGATCCGATCTCGATTTCCGGTACTCCGTCACCTTTCAAATGAACCGTTCCCGGCAATTGAGGTTCTTCTGCTCCGTCAAAACGCAGGGAACAATGTCCCATGGTTTTTAGTGTGTGATTTGCTTCATCTCCGACAGCAGTGACAAAATATTCCTTGCCGGCAATATCCATCAAATCTCCAACTTGTACTTCCGAAGCCAACTCCGAAATTTCATGCCATACAGAAATCTCCTTCAATTCCGCCGGGGCGTTCTCATTAAATATGATGAGCATGTTTTCCGACAAGAAATCCAACGCCATGTCTCCGAATCCGGTGACTTTTACATTGTACTTCATAGCAATCCTCCTTTGTTTTTTGACCTTTGTCAACGCTTCTATCCACTTATGCTCGACTGAGCTTGAATTACGATTTTATGATCCACTATATGTATGTATACCAAATTCAGGCATTTATTTTCGATTTTAAAATTAACAAAAATTCTATGTATCCTATCCCCTAAAATAGTGAAGAAAGAAGGTGCGGCAAGCCGCACCGTTTTCTTTCCATTTTTTAAAACAATCCAAAGCTGAACAAAAATGCGATCACTACGGAAATTGGTCCGGTGATCAATCGGGAGAACAATACGGCCGGAACTCCGATTTCAACGGTTTCAGGAGTTGCTTCTCCCAAACTCAAACCTACAGGTACAAAGTCGCAACCAACTTGCGGGTTGATGGCAAACAATGCCGGCAAAGCGTATTGAGGAGGAATGTTTCCTTTTCCAATTTCAACGCCCAAGAACACGCCGACTACCTGTGCGATTACAGCACCTGGTCCCAAGATCGGCGACAGGAACGGCAATGCGCAGACAATACAAACGATCAACAGTCCTATCAGACTTCCTGATATAGGAGCAATGGCTTGTGCAATGATATTACCGATACCAGACTCGGAAATGATACCGATCAACATGGATACGAATGCCATGAAAGGCAGAATGTTGTTGATGACCATTTGAACCGTTTGCTTTCCTGCTGAGAAGAACTTGTTTACAACGCCTCCAACAGATTTACCCAGTCGTACGATCAGACCGCTTTTCTTTTGATTGCCTGCAGCCGCGGATGCAGCGGCTTTCGGTGCATCTTCCGTTGCCTTCGCTGCTTGACTGACGGTTGCTCCTTCGTCTGCCAATGTTACGTTTTCCACTTTGACTCCGGATACGTAAATGTCTTCCTTGATGTATTGCGCCAGCGGTCCAGATTGGCCTACGGGCGTCAAGTTGACGGTGTACACGCCTTTTTTGGGATAAACACCACAACGGGCGGTGCCGCCACAGTCTACAACGGCAACAAACACTTCTTCATCCGCTACAGTGGTAGCGAAACCATCCACGACTCTGGCACCAGAAAGCTCTGCGATTCTTTGCGATACTGGGTCGATGCCTCCTCCGGTGACGGACAATACTACATTTCTTTTTTCATCAGGTTTGATGACCAACGGGCCACCCCAACCAGCTTTTCCTTTTTCAAGTCGAATTGCATTATAAGCCATATTATTCCGCCTCCCTTCTGGACATCATCATGATGGTGATTCTCTCAGTTACGATACCGCGAATGAGTATTACGATAAGTCCTACGATCAGATATCGAACCGCCAACTCGGAGATCCCCAGTCCCAATTGAGTGATCCCTTGAGAAATACCCAACCATACGAACAACTCCCCTGCATTGGCATGGGGGAACAATCCGGTGATCGGATGTACGAAAGATACAGCAGCATCATAGAATGCAGGCTTGTATTTTTCCTCCAAAAACTTCCCGAAAGTGTAAGCCATCGGGTTGGTCAGAAAGAACACAGCAAGAAACGGGAAGACGGTGTATCTTGTAAAGAAATTGCCCGTCATTTTCTTGGCAAAGCGCTCGACCTTCTCCTCCCCAACGATCATGATGATGGAATTGACGAAGGTGATCAACACGACCAAAGTCGGAATGATTCCTGTGACCAATCCCATGAAGGTAGCTCCACCGGCATTGAACAAACCGATAAAACCTTCAGCTAAACCAGCTAAAAAATCCATCTAATATCCTCCTTGTTGATATATTTAACAGAAATTTCTTTCTGTCATTAACCAGAATTTTATTCAGTAACGGAATCTGTTGATGTTTCATCTTCTAATGCTTCCAAGTCTGCCAGTTTTTTTGCTTCCAATTGTTCCATCATAGTGGTAATGGCGGTCTTGACCGCTTTTTTCAATTGCTCGCTCTTGATTTTTTTTACCCAGGGATCTGTCTCAAAAACATTTCTTCCATCAAAATCATGGATCACCTTGAATTTGTGCAAGACGGTCCTTCCCAACATGCAACGGGTTTCCAAAATGTTCCCGTCCGGATCCAGGGCCATCATGACGATACAGCCAGGTTTGAAACCACCCTTGGCCTGGCCGACCAGCATGTCGCCGATCATCCGTATTTCTTTGGCGTTCTTTTGATAGTTTTTTATCTGAAAAAAAGTCATGCCGCCTTGAACGACCATCATTCCGAAAAAGACAAATACCAGTTTTACCATATTATCCATTTGAAGAACTCTACCCTCTTTCTACCAGTGCTTTGGCTACTCCTATATCGGTTATCAAAACGTTTATTATTTTAGTTTTAACGACACCGCAGATCGCGTCCATTTTGCTCATGTGTCCGGCGACTCCTACGCGGATCGGGGTCTTTTTGATGTTTTCCAGCGTTACGCCGATGACCCGGTCATTGGACTCGAATCCCTCACCATTTCCATCTTTATCCACAAAGATGTTGCAAACGTCGGCAACGGCTCCCTTATCCTGGATCTGGGCGAGTTCTTCGTGATTCAAAAATTCTGCGATCATTTTTACTGTAGACTGCAGAGAAGAACTACCGATCCCCATCAAGGCCACATCCAGTTTCTCTGTTAAGGACAACACATTTTTGATCCCTGGATCTTCCACCAGCATGCGCTTGTTCTCAATACGTTCCACCATCGCCGGTGCATGAAGTATTTTTGCATCCGCCTTGAAAACCCGGGCAAAATTTAGAGCGATGTTGTTTGTTTGGATCTTGGGGATGTATTGTCCATTTCCCCCAACCATGGGAACAAATGTGTAGTCGTTGATCTTGTTGTTTTCGATGTATCGGGGGATCTCTGCCAAGGTAGTACCGCTAGAAACACCCACCAGCATTCCCGGTTTCAAGATTCGATTCAAATACTTGGCGGCTTCTCGTGCTATGGCCCGCTTTATTTCCCATTCATCGTCCGATTCCACATCGGCGATGATGACTTCCATGAGTCGGTATTTTTTTTCCAGTTCCTTTTCCAGCCAAAGGATCTCTTCCGGATAGGGGGTGTTGATTTTATATTCAACGATGCCAACTTCCTTTGCATAGTTGATGATGCGAGATACCGTTGCTTTTGAAATGCCCAGTCGATCTGCAATTTCGTTTTGCTTAAGATTTTCCTCGTAATGCATTTTCACACAACGGACGATCAACCGCAAATCATAACGATATTCCATTTCACCAACTCCCTGAAACAAATTTCATACTCTGATATTGATTTCATCTACATGATAACTTGTAAAAACCCTCTTGTCAATAATTTTTCACACATTTTTTTTGCACATCGCAACGCTTTTTTAATTTTTTACCCAATAACGGAAAAAAGAAGCAAAAGCTTACACTTTTGCTTCTTTAACCTTTTTATCGTTTTTCTTTTTAATGTTTTTGTTGGCAACGGCCAGCATCAATTTGATTCGATTCAATTGATTTACTTCACTGGCACCCGGGTCATAATCGATGGCTGCAATGTTTGCGTAAGGATATTCTTCCCGAATGGGCTTCATCATCCCTTTTCCCATGACATGATTGGGCAAGCAGGCAAATGGTTGCACCAAAACGATGTTTTCTATCCCGTCCTCGATCAGCTCCACCATTTCTCCAGTCAGGAACCATCCTTCTCCGCCCTGGTTCCCCAGATCGATAAGTTTTTGCGCCAAGGACGCCTTGTGGGTGATCTCGCTAGGTGCTCGGAATCGTTCGCTTTTCAACAAGGCATTTTTCATGGCCTTTCGGTACCATTCTATGAGACCGATGAAGCGATTGCTGTTGGTCTTGGATTTTTTGCTGGATCCGATGCTGGCGTTGTGTTTGTACACGCTATTGTAAGCACAATAGAGGAAAAAGTCCAAAATATCCGGAACAACGACTTCTGCTCCTTCTTCCTCCAATACTTTGATGATGTTGTTGTTGGCAGTGGGATGATATTTGACCAGGATCTCCCCAACGATCCCCACTCTCGGCTTCTGTTTTTCGATCAAGGGAATCTGGTCGAACTCTCGAACGATCTTTTGGATCGTTTTTTTAAATTCCACCAAATTTCCCTTTCGGATGTTTTGCTTTGCAACAGCCGCCCATTTCCGGTGCAACCGGTCCACCGACCCTGGAACCTGCTCGTAGGGCCGGCATCGATAAACCACCCGTTGGAACAAATCACCATAGATCATGGCCATAATGGCTCGATTGACCAAAGGCAGTGTCAGCTTAAACCCGGGATTGGACTCCAAACCGGTAAGGTTGGCACTGATGACTGGGATATGACCCATGCCTGCGTCCTGCAGGGCTTTTCTCAAGATCCCTACATAATTGGACGCACGGCAGGGACCTCCCGTCTGGCTCATGACCAAAGATACGTTGTTCAAATCGTATTTCCCGGATTTCAGCGCATTCATCATTTGTCCCACAACCAAAATTGTGGGATAACAGGCGTCGTTGTTGACGGATTTCAGTCCTTCGTCGATGGCACGATTATCCACCTCAGGCAAAACCTCCACTCGATATCCCGACTTGCCCATGGCATCTTCGATAAACTCGAAGTGTATAGGAGACATTTGCGGGATCAGGATCACATGGTCTTTTCGCATTTGTTTCGTGAATTCCGGATATTGGATCACTCTCGGTTGTTCCTTCAACACGTAGTTATTGTTGAATCGATCGTCCATGGCAGCTTTCAGGGACCGCAAACGGATCCGAATGGCTCCCAGGTTGTTTCCTTCGTCGATCTTCACCAACGTATAGATGCGGCCTTTTTCTTTGAGCAGCTCTTGTGCCTGATCGCTGGTCACTGCATCGATGCCGCACCCGAAAGATGTCAGCTGGACAAATTCCAAATTTTCGTTACGGGAGGCAAATTCTGCTGCTGCATACAAACGGGTATGGTATTTCCATTGGTCCAGGACCCGAAGAGAGTCTTTTATAACGCCCAAGTGAGAAACGGAATCCTCCGTCAGTACGGCCATGCCCAGGTCCTTGATGAGATCGGGGATCCCATGATGGATCTCCGGATCGACATGGTAGGGTCTGCCGGCCAGGACGATACCCTTCAGTTGATGTTCTTTGATAAATTCCAGCGTTTCTTCGCCTTTTTTCTGTATGTCTTTTCTGAAATTCTCCCTTTCTTCCCAGGCCTGTTTACATGCCTTGGTCACCAACTCTTCCGTAAAACCTCTTCCCACAAATTCCCGGATCAATTTCTTGTTCGCTTGTTCTTTATTCTCCAGTGTGACGAAAAAATTCACATATTCGCTCTTGGACGTTTTGATGGCGTCCATGTTGTGTTTGATGGTCTCCGGATAGGAGGTGACGATGGGACAGCTGTAGGAGTTGTCTGCGCCTTCAAACTCCTTTTCTTCATAAGGGATGCAGGGGTAAAACACCATGTCCAAATCATCTTTTAACAAGCTGGCAATATGTCCGTGGACCAGCTTCGCCGGATAACAGACAGACTCAGATGGGATGGTATCCATACCCATCTCAAAAATTTCCTTGGAACTGTGAGGAGAAGCTTTAACATTGTACCCCAAGCTGCGGAAAAATGTGACCCAAAACGGGAAGTTTTCATACATGTTCAAGGCCCTTGGGATCCCCACGGTGCCTACGGCGTTTTCCAATGGAGGCAGCTTGTCGTAGGAGGAAAGCTTGTTGATTTTATACTCGTACATGTCCGGCAATGTGATTTTTTTGCTTTCTCCGATGATCCCCAAACCTTTTTCGCATCGATTTCCAGATATGAACCGATGCCCGTCTTGAAACTTGTTGATGGTCAACAGGCAATTGTTGGTGCAGCGTTTGCATCGACCAAAGCTGATATCCACCGTGAAATCTTTCAACTCTTCTGCAGAGAGCATGGTGCTGACCCCAGTGCCTTCATAGCGCTCCATGGCTATGAGGGCTGCACCGAAAGCTCCCATGATCCCAGATATGTCCGGTCGAATGACAGTCCTTTCCGATACCAGTTCCATGGCTCGCAACACGGCGTCACTATAGAACGTTCCACCCTGAACAACGATTTTATCGCCAAGTTCATCCACGTTTCGAATTTTAATGACCTTCTGCAATGCATTCTTGATGACGGAATAGGACAGACCAGCGGATATTTCCCCAACCGTAGCCCCTTCCTTTTGGGCTTGTTTGACCCTGGAATTCATGAAGACCGTACAACGGGTCCCCAAATCTACGGGTTGGGCTGCCGTCAGAGCTGCTTCCGCAAATTCCTCTACATTCATACCCAACGATTTGGCAAAAGTTTCTAAAAAGGAACCGCATCCGGAAGAACATGCTTCATTCAATACTATGTTGTCGATGACACCATCCACGATCTTCATGCACTTCATGTCCTGGCCACCAATGTCCAGAATAAAGTCCACTTCAGGCTGGAAGTATTTGGCCCCCTTGTAATGGGCCATCGTTTCAATTTCTCCAACATCCAACTTGAGAGCCGACTTGATCAACGCTTCACCGTATCCCGTCACTGCGCTATGTACGATCTGCACGTCCACTGGAAGTAGATCGTATACTTCCGCAAGGATGGTCCTTGCCTGATTCAAGGGGCTTCCCTGGTTTCCGCTGTAATAAGTATACAAGATCTGTCCATCTTCACCGATCAGTGCCGCTTTTGATGTGGTGGATCCGGCGTCGATTCCCAAAAAAGCTTTGCCCTGATAGGAGGACAACTCCTGCCTTTTCACTTGTTCCTTTCGATGTCTTGCCCGGAATTCTTCCAGTTCCAAGTCATCGGCAAACAACGGAGGCATTCGATGAACTTCTTTTAGTTGCAGATCTCCCATTTGACGGGTCTTTTCCAACAACCCCTCAAAAGATACGATCTCCGTATTCTCTTCAGAATCATAAGCAGCACCCAATGCTACAAACAGTTGAGAGTTGTCCGGAAATCGAATTTGATCCTCCGACAAGTCCAGTGTTTCAATAAACCGTTGTCGTAGTTCCGACAAAAAATACAATGGTCCTCCAAGAAAAGCAATGTTCCCCTTGATGGGTTTCCCGCAGGCCAAACCGCTGATGGTCTGATTCACCACCGCTTGAAATACCGATGCAGCAATGTCTTCTTTTTTTGCCCCTTCATTGAGCAATGGTTGCACATCGGTTTTCGCAAAGACGCCGCATCGGGATGCGATGGGATAGAGTACTCCATAATCCTTGGCCAGCGTATTCAAACCTGCCGCGTCGCATTCCAGCAAGGACGCCATCTGGTCGATAAACGCTCCGGTTCCGCCGGCACATGTGCCGTTCATCCGCTGTTCGATGGACGTCCCGAAGAAAGTGATCTTGGCATCTTCTCCACCCAGTTCGATGACCACATCCGTGTCCGGTATGGTGGTTTCCACCGCCAAGGTGGACGCAATGACTTCCTGGACAAATTTGACCCCCAACCACTTGGACACGGACAATCCTCCAGATCCAGTGATGGATGCTTTAATGGAAATGTCCCCCACTTGATCATGGGCTTCCTCTATGATGTCTTTGATCGTTGATTTTATATTGGATAAATGGCGCTTGTACGTACTATAGATGATTTTTCCCTTATCCAGTATCACCAGCTTGACGGTGGTTGAACCAACATCCAAGCCCATGTTGAAATATGAGTTTTTTGACATGCCCTATTGATCCTCCTGTATATTGTTTCCGTTAGACTTTGCTTATTTACTTGCAATTAAATTATATCTTATTCCACATTTTATGGATTGTCAATATCATCGATCTTTTCCATGGCCATGTAGATCGGTTTAAGCCGATGATATAATCTTTTGTAAGCACCCTCGTACAGGTCCAGATAGATGGATTTTTTCCGTTCGTCCGGAACGTATCCCTCTACGATTCGAATCATTTCTTTGGAAGCCGTTTCAAAATCAGGATAAACCCCCAAGCCTACGAACGCACAAATGGCAGCTCCCAGGCCGGAGGTCTCAGAAGTTTGGACTTTGTAAATGGATCTGCCAAAAATGTCCGCCATCATCTGACAAATGATATCGCTCTGGGCACCTCCTCCAGATATGGAAATCTTTTCGACTTCCACCTTGGATTTTGCTTCGATCTTCAACAACCCTTCTTTTAATGCATAACCGATCCCTTCAAGGATCGCCCTGTAAATATGATATTTGGTGTGCTCCTCGCTAAATCCAATAATGGCCCCTCTCGATTCCGGTCGGGTCAGCTCATTGCCCCAAAACGGTTGAAGCATGAGTCCCTTGGACCCCGGTTCGATGGAGTCGATGCGTTGATTCAATAATTCTTCTGCTGGAATGCCCATCTTTTCGGATGCCAGTTTTTCTTCAAATGCAAATTCGTCCCGAAACCAGGATACCATCCAAAAACCTCGATACACGGTGATCTCCGGATTATAGATCCCTGGAATCGCCGATGGAAAGGGCGGAATAAAGGGTTGAACTTCGTAATAACGGCTGCTGGCGGTTTCTATGGTTGCCTGAGAACCAAGGGACAAGCTTGCCGTTTTTTCATCGACACATCCCGTCCCCAGGGTTTCGCATGCTTTGTCGGACCCGGATGCCAACACGGGCAATCCTATTGCTAGACCGCTGTCTTTTGCGAAGCTTTCGCTCACATTCCCCAATATAGTTCCCGCTGGATGTATGGGATAGAGCATTTTTTTGGGGATCTGAAAAATCTGTCCCTTAAGGCCAAAAGGTCCCTCCCATTCCTGCTTTTTAAAATTGAAGGGCATGTGTCCGGTTTGGGCGGAAATGGAGTCCACCAGCTTCCCCGTGATCTTATAGTGCAGATAAGTGGACAACAATACGTACTTGTGCACTTTTTTCCAGACGTTCTTTTCATTTTCCATCAGCCAGTGGGCCGGCGTGGTCTTGCTGAAATCTTCAATGGTTTTTTTCATACCGATGATCCGGGTCCCTGCTTCGTAGATGGGATGAATGGGTCTTGCTTTCTTGATTTTTCTTTTATCCAACCAAAGGATGGCCGGGCGCAATACGTTGAGATCCTTGTCTAAAACAATGGTGGTGTCCCGCTGTGTGGTGATGGTCAAACCTGCAATGCTTTCCATGATTTTTTCGTTTTTTTCACGAAGGGTACGGAGGATCTGCACCAACTCTTCATAATATAGGGCAGGATCTCTTTCCGCCCACTCCGGCTGGTCAGAAACGTAAGGCGGATCGTAGACCAGCTTTTCCTGGGCCACAATGATCCCTTTTTTGTCAAAGACCAACCCGCGAATGCTTTGGGTCCCACAGTCCACTGCAAGGACAAAAGGTCCATTCGTATTCATTCCATCCCACTCCGATCTATTTTTCTACAAATATTATACCTCATGATTCTTGATTTCAGCTGTACTTTTGCGCCGTAAGATCATTGACAATGATTTCGTCTCCGTTATAATGGATGTAGACAAAACAACTGGAGGTTTTTTCATGACATTGGAAAATCTATATCGCTCATCCATACTGCCGTTTCGTCAGCACCTGCTGGTGTCAAAAGGTGTATTCCGCTCGTCTTTGCGGATATTGCTGTATTTGGCTGCTCTGCCTTTGATCAGCTACAGTTTCATGTATATCTACATCGGAGACGGCACGGTTGAATCCATCATGGCCATGCCCCAATCCATCGCTTTCGTCATCTTTTTTTTGAATATACTGATCTTCATGGTGCTCATACCCTTCATCATGACCATCACCCAGCGCTTTGTTTACAACAAACCATTCAGCTTCTCGGAAATGCTTCGAGATGTAGGGAAACGACTGCTACCCCTCACCCTTGGCTTTTTATTGCTGGGTGCCGGGCTGGCATTGCTTTTCACCGCAGTATTGGCGGTCATTCCCCTGTTTACCAGCCAAACGGGATTTACCCTGTTTTCCTTGTTGTATTTTGCTGTGGTCGTCTATGTTTACCTGAACATCCTCTTTTGGAGTCATTTTGTCGTTTTGGCTGAAATGAACACCCTTTCTTCCTTTCGAGAAAGCAGAAAAGTATTCAAAAGGCATGGCAGACAAATGATCACCTATACCCTGTCCCTGGCATTTCTCAGCCTGATTTTTTTAAATGGGATCGCTTGGATCTTGTCTGCGCTAATAAGAAACGCCATGGCAGCAAATGTCACCTTGGCGTTCGTTCAAAGCATTGTTTTGATTTTTTCGCAGATCATGCTGACGAGCTTCTTTATGAATTTTTCCTTGTTTGGCTCCGATGCCCCCGATGCTACTTCATCCCAATCTTGAAAGTATCCATGGCGATGATCTCTTCTTCGTCCACTTTTGTTATCAACACTTTCGTTCTGGACCGTTGTGTGGAGACAACACCAGAACCTTTTATTTTTTTGTTTTTTTCATGATCCAGTTCTATCCCTAAAAATTCCATGCCGTCGCAAACTTTTTCTCGAGCATACCAGGCATGCTCCCCTACACCTCCGCCAAATGCCACCAGGTCTATTCCACCCATGACTGCAGCATAAGCACCTATGTATTTTTTGATGCGATGACTCAAGGCATCGATGGCTACCTGTCCGCGTTCGTTTCCCTTTTCGGCTGCATCATGTATCTCTCGCAGATCGCTGCTGATTCCGGACATGCCCAGCCATCCGCTTTGTCGATTCATCAGATCGTCGATTTGATCCGGTCCCCATCCTT encodes the following:
- a CDS encoding HAD-IIA family hydrolase → MNLKNVECFLLDMDGTIYLGNELIPGAKEFLHRIKAEGKSYLFLTNNSSKDKEAYVRKLSNMGIEATLDDVFSSGDATIHYLKKHTDHKHLFLLGTPALEQSFRKAGFKVYNERNENVECVVLGFDTTLTYDKLWAACDYVRELPYIATHPDFNCPLEGGKFMPDIGAMIAFIKAATEKEPVVIGKPKTHMLDAILEIYGLDKTTVAMVGDRLYTDIKMGEDLGITSVLVLSGETSMEDYQASPIQADFIFDSVDEMKDQI
- a CDS encoding NAD(P)H-dependent oxidoreductase, whose amino-acid sequence is MLNLNRKLRALEEAGKPIKLGLVGAGQMGKGMVSQIMKMKGMIPAIVVDINVDNAIESYTLTGIARDEIVVTDLLSEANVAMEQGKYVASANADIPAAANLTDVVVDATGVPDVGAKIAIDAIMNKKHVVMLNVETDVVIGAYLKKMADNAGVIYTGSAGDEPGAVMELYDFADGMGMDIVAIGKGKNNPVVAGCNPDTVREQAINSGVSPKMLTAFKDGTKTMVEMTAMANATGYLPDVRGGHGPSAVVNELPGIFQLKENGGILSSTKIVDYVNGVAPGVFVIVTTDLPQIHHEMQYLSMGPGPNYVLFRPYHLTSLETPLSAARAVIYNEPTIVPLPGKPVAETITVVKKDLAAGDMLDGIGGFTVFGTFEEYETAKAERAVPLGLITKNTKLLKPKKTGEIITYDDIELDKTTLIYKLRELQETLIG
- a CDS encoding PTS glucitol/sorbitol transporter subunit IIA, which encodes MKYNVKVTGFGDMALDFLSENMLIIFNENAPAELKEISVWHEISELASEVQVGDLMDIAGKEYFVTAVGDEANHTLKTMGHCSLRFDGAEEPQLPGTVHLKGDGVPEIEIGSSIIIF
- the srlE gene encoding PTS glucitol/sorbitol transporter subunit IIB, whose protein sequence is MAYNAIRLEKGKAGWGGPLVIKPDEKRNVVLSVTGGGIDPVSQRIAELSGARVVDGFATTVADEEVFVAVVDCGGTARCGVYPKKGVYTVNLTPVGQSGPLAQYIKEDIYVSGVKVENVTLADEGATVSQAAKATEDAPKAAASAAAGNQKKSGLIVRLGKSVGGVVNKFFSAGKQTVQMVINNILPFMAFVSMLIGIISESGIGNIIAQAIAPISGSLIGLLIVCIVCALPFLSPILGPGAVIAQVVGVFLGVEIGKGNIPPQYALPALFAINPQVGCDFVPVGLSLGEATPETVEIGVPAVLFSRLITGPISVVIAFLFSFGLF
- the srlA gene encoding PTS glucitol/sorbitol transporter subunit IIC, with protein sequence MDFLAGLAEGFIGLFNAGGATFMGLVTGIIPTLVVLITFVNSIIMIVGEEKVERFAKKMTGNFFTRYTVFPFLAVFFLTNPMAYTFGKFLEEKYKPAFYDAAVSFVHPITGLFPHANAGELFVWLGISQGITQLGLGISELAVRYLIVGLIVILIRGIVTERITIMMMSRREAE
- a CDS encoding transcriptional regulator GutM — translated: MDNMVKLVFVFFGMMVVQGGMTFFQIKNYQKNAKEIRMIGDMLVGQAKGGFKPGCIVMMALDPDGNILETRCMLGRTVLHKFKVIHDFDGRNVFETDPWVKKIKSEQLKKAVKTAITTMMEQLEAKKLADLEALEDETSTDSVTE
- a CDS encoding sugar-binding transcriptional regulator gives rise to the protein MEYRYDLRLIVRCVKMHYEENLKQNEIADRLGISKATVSRIINYAKEVGIVEYKINTPYPEEILWLEKELEKKYRLMEVIIADVESDDEWEIKRAIAREAAKYLNRILKPGMLVGVSSGTTLAEIPRYIENNKINDYTFVPMVGGNGQYIPKIQTNNIALNFARVFKADAKILHAPAMVERIENKRMLVEDPGIKNVLSLTEKLDVALMGIGSSSLQSTVKMIAEFLNHEELAQIQDKGAVADVCNIFVDKDGNGEGFESNDRVIGVTLENIKKTPIRVGVAGHMSKMDAICGVVKTKIINVLITDIGVAKALVERG